The region AAGGAGTCCCGATGGACCTGGAGTACAACCCCCTGGACTATGACGTGCAGGAGGACCCCTACCCCTACTACGCCCGGCTGCGGGCGGAAGCGCCGGTGTACTACAACGAGAAGCTGGACTTCTTCGCGCTGTCCCGGCACGCCGACGTCGCGCCCGCGCTGCGCGACTCCGACCGGTTCTCCAACGAGAACGGCCCGCTGATGGAGCGCGAGTACTGGAAGCCGGACTCGGCCCGGCACCACTCCATCGTCGCGATGGACCCGCCCGACCACGCGCGGTGGCGGCGGCTGATCTCGGGCAGCTTCTCGCCGCGCGCGATCGGCCGGCTGGAGGTGCAGGTCCGCGAGCTGTCCCGGCTGGCCGTCGAGGCCGCCGTGGAGCGCGGCACGTTCGACGTGATGCAGGACGTGATCTACCCGATCCCGATGGACGCGCTGGGCATCGTCGTCGGCGTGCCCAAGGCCGACCGGCCCGAGGTGCAGCGGCTGCTGGAGGGCACCGTGCACCGCGAGGACGGCGCGACCACCATCGGACCGGCCCAGATGCAGGCGTTCCAGGCGCTGAGCGGGTACTACGCCGAACTGGTCGAGGAGCGCCGCAAGCAACCCGCCGAGGACCTGATCTCGGACCTGCTGGCCTCGGAGATCGACGGTAAGCCGCTGGAGACGCAGGACGTCCTGGCGTTCCTGCACCTGCTCGGCGGGGCCAGCACGGTCACCACCATCGACCTGATCGGCAACGCCTGGTACTGGGCCTGGCGCAACCCCGACCAGCAGCAGGCGGCGCTGGCCGGCGACGTCAACGGCTGGGTCGAGGAGACCCTGCGCTACGACTCGCCGGTGCAGATGGTGATCCGCAAGTCCAAGGTTGACCTGGAGCTGCACGGGGTGCAGATCCCGGCCGGCGCGCAGGTGCTCATGCTGATGGGCGCGGCGAACCGCGACTCGGCGGAGTTCCCCGGCGCGGACGAGTTCGACCTGACCCGGGACGCGAGCCAGCTGCTCAGCTTCAGCCGCGGCCCGCACCTGTGCCTGGGCAACCTGATGGGCCGCCGGGTGGCTCGGATCGTGCTGGAGGAACTGGTGAACCGGGTGGCGGACTACGACCTCGACCCGGACGGGCTGGTGCGCGTGCACCGCAGCACGGTCCGCGGCTTCCGCAAGCTGCCCACGGTCATCACCCTGCGCTGACACCACCACGACCGACCGCCCGCCGCACCGCCCCAGGCGCTGCGGCGGGCGGCGTTCGCGCGCGGAACCCTCGCGAACGCACGGCAGTGCGGTCCGGGCGGGGGAGCCCGGACCGCACTGGGGTTTCGGATCAGATGTAGAGGGTGTTCGGCGGCAGGCCGCACAGCACGCGGCCGTACAGCTCGGCGTTGGTGTTCGGGTGCATCAGGGCGTGCAGGTTCACCGCCTCCACATCGCGGTGGATGCGCTGGATCGGCACGTCGCTGTAGATCGAGGACCCGCCGCTGGCCGTGGCGAAGATGTCCACGGCCTCCTTGGCGCGCTTGCACACCGCGCCCAGGTCGGCACGGGCCAGCGCCCGGTCCTCGATCGTCCACGGTGTCCCGTCGACGCCCTTGGCGTCCACCAGGTCGGCCAGCCGGTGGGCGTGGAACTGCGCCTCGTCCACCTTCATCACCGCCTCCGCGACCTGCAGGTGGGTGATCGGCGCGGCACGCTGGTCGTCGTAGTCGGTGTAGGTGATCTTGCGGCCGGGCAGGCGCTCGAAGAACGCCTCCTGCGCGGCCTTGGCCAGCCCGACCACGGTCCCGACCGACGACGCGGCGGCGACCGGCAGCAGGGGAGCGCGGTAGATCGGGGTGTCGGCGTTGGCCGCCGACGCGTGGCTGCCCTGGAGCACCGCGCCCAGCGGCAGGACGCGTTCCCGCGGCACGAAGACGTTCTCCGCGATGGTGCTGACGCTGCCGGTGCCCTTGAGGCCGGTGGTGTGCCAGTCGTCGACGATCTTCAGGTCGGACATCGGCACCAGCGCCATGATCGGGGCCGGCTCGCCGTCGGGGTCCAGCAGGATCGCGATGATCTCCTGCCACTGGCTGTGCCACGCCCCGGTGATGAAGCCCCACTTGCCGTTGACGACGATGCCGCCGTCGGTCGGGGTGGCCGTCGCGGTCGGGCTCAGCGTGCCGCACACCCGGGCGTCCGGGGTGGCGAACACCTCGTCCTGCACGGCGTCCGGGAACAGGCACGTCATCCACGTCGGGATCCAGTACACCGAGGCGGTCCACGACGCCGAGCCGTCCGCGCGGCCGAGTTCGGTGGCCACCTCGACCAGGGTGCGGGTGTCGGCCTCGTAGCCGCCGTAGCGCTGGGGGACCCGCAGCCGGAACACGCCGGCGTCGGCCAGGGCGTCGACGGACTTGTCGTGCAGCCTCCGGTTCTCCTCGGACCAGGCGGCGTTCTCGCGGAGCAGCGGCACCAGGTCCGCCGCACGGCCGACGAGGTCCTCCTTCGTCGGAATCTCGCTGGTCAACACCATTTCCTCCCTTGGGGAGCTCGGATGGGGGACTGTGGCCGTTCCGGCGCTCGCCGCCCGAAGGACCTCCCGACCTTCCCACTCGCACCGCCGCCGTCGCATCTCCCTGGTTGCGGAGGCCGGCTCGCGGAGGTCGGTTCGCCGCACCGGGTTCATCCCCAGCGCAGCCGCAGCTCGTCCAGCGACCAGATCATGGTGGCCCGCTCCTGTGGCGCCTTGGCGAGCTCGTAGTCGGGGATCAGCCGGTGCCACTCCTGGAGGAGCAGCGCCATCTCCTGACGGGCCAGGTGCGCGCCCAGGCAGGTGTGCCGGCCCGCGCCGAACGACAGGTGCCGCGCGCCCCGCCGGTCCAGGTCGACCTCGGTGGCGTGGCGGTAGGCCCGTTCGTCCCGCCCGGCGGCCGCCAGCGAGAACACCGCGACGTCGCCGGCGCGCACCGGGCAGCCCTGGAACTCGGCGTCCCGGGTGGCCTTGCGGGTCGGCGTGGCGATCGGGTAGACCCGCATGCCCTCCTCGACCATCCCCGGCACCAGCGACGGGTCGCGCACCAGCCGCAGCCGGTCGTCCGGGTGGGTGGCCAGGTGGAACGCCGTCCACGTCAGCTGGCTCGCGGTCGTCTCCAGCGCCGCGCCGAGCACCGTCATCAGGCAGTTCACCAGGTCCTCGTCCGACGGCGGCACCCCGTCGATCCGCCAGCACGCCGCAGCGGCCACGATGTCGGTGCGCGCCGGGTCGGGGTGCCGCCGGCAGCGCTCCAGCAGCTCGCCGAGGTAACCGGTCATCTCGGCGGCGGCGGTCTGCTGCGTCTTCCTGGCCTGCTCGGGGTCGTCGCCGCGGAAGTGCAGCCCGTCGGTCCACTCCAGGAACCGCCCCACGTCCTCCGGGGCGACGCCCATGATCGGCAGGAACGCCGCCGAGGTGAACACCTTCGCCACGTCGGCCAGGAAGTCGCACTCGCCGCGCGGTCGGACACCGTCCACTGTGGACGCGGCGAGCCGGCGCTGGTCGTCTCGCATGGCGCGGACCCGGCCGGGGGTGAACCACGCGGCGAGCAGTCGCCGCCAGGCGGTGTGCCGGTCGCCGTCGAGCTGGATGGGCACCATGACCCGGTCCGGCTCGGGTTCGAACGGGAACACCGCGGAACTGGACCACAGATCGGCTTGGCGCAGTCCGTCGGCGACGGCGTCGTGGTCGGTGAACACCCGGTAGCCCTGCGCGTCCTCGGTGTGCAGGGCGGGTCGCGCGTGCGCCCGGTGCTCGTCCATCTCCTCGAAGGCGGTCATGGCGGGCGCCGGCGGGCGCAAGGTCGTGTAGTCGCGGACCGGGCAGGTGGCCTGTTCCGTAGCCTCCACTTGGCGTCTCCTCCTCGCTCCCCCTGATCAACGCTAGGCCGGCCCCTGCGGCGTCGGCATATGCGATCGTGTGGTTTGAACGGTCGTCCACGACCGTTCGGAGCAGCCGGAGAACCGGGGGATCAGCCCAGGTCGGAGGGAGATTCCAGGTCGGAGCCGACAGCGGAGAGGAACCGGGAGGCCAGTTCGCCGTCGATCACCCGGTGGTCGAAGGAGAGGGCGAGCGTGACCACCTGGCGCAGCGCGAGCCGGCCCTCGTGCGCCCACGGCCGTTCGGCGATGCGGCCCAGCGCGAGGATCACCGTCTCGCCCGGCACCAGGATCGGCGTGCCGGCGTCGGTGCCGAAGATCCCGGGATTGCTGATGGTCAGGGTGCCGCCGACGAGTTCGTGCGGCTCGGTGGTGCCCTCACGCGCGCGCCCGACCAGGTCCGACAAGGCGCGCGCCAGTTCGGGCAGGGACAGGGTGTGCGCGTCCTTCACGTTGGGCACCAACAACCCCCGGTCGGTCGCCACGCCCACCCCGAGGTGCACCGGGCGCTTCAGCACGATCTCGCCGGTGTCGTCGTCCCACGACGCGTTCACCTCGCGGTGGTCGGCCACCGCCCGCACGACGGCCCGTGCCACCAGCAACAGCGGCGACACCCGGACGTCGGCGAACTCGGGCCGTTCGCGCAACTCCCGCACCAACTCCATCGTGGGCGTCACGTCGACCTGCAACCACGTCGTCACGTGCGGGGCGGTGAACGCGGACTTGACCATCGCGGCGGCCGTCCGGGCGCGGACCCCGGTGGCGTGCACCCGTTCCTCGTCCACGACGGCCTTGCGCCGACGCCGCACGGGCCGGGACTCCTTGACGCCGTAACCGACCAGCAACGGGTCGCCACCGACGTCCACGGTGAGCAGCGGCGCGCCGACGTCGACCGTCGTCCCTTCCCCGTGCAGCACCTCGACCACCGTGCCTTCCATCGGCGACGGCAGTTCGACCAGCGCTTTCGCCGTCTCGACCTCGACCACCACCTGGTCGACCGCGACGACGTCGCCCGGTTCCACCCGCCACGCCACCACCACGGCCTCGGTGAGGCCCTCGCCGACGTCCGGGAGCCGGAACTGCCTCTGCTCACCCACTCGTCACCACCGGAAGGTTCGGTCGACCGCGTCCAGGATCCGGTCGAGATCGGGGAGGTAGTGCTCCTCCAAGCGCGACGGGGGATAGGGCACGGCGAACCCGCCCACCCGCAGCACCGGCGCGGACAGCACGCCGAAGCACCGCTCGGTGACGCGTGCCGCCAACTCCGCGCCGTAACCGCCGAACACCGGAGCCTCGTGGACCACCACGCACCGCCCCGTGGACCGCACCGCCGCGACCACGGTCTCCTCGTCCAACGGGTTCAGCGACCGCAGGTCCACCACCTGGATCGACCGCTCCTCGTCCGCCTCGGCGGCCAGCAGGCACGTCGACACGCTCGGCCCGTAGGTCAACAACGTCACGTCGGTGCCGTCGCGCACCACCGTCGCCCGGTCGACGCCGGCGTCCACGGGCTCGTCGAGCGTGACGGGACCCTTGTCCCAGTAGCGCCGCTTGGGTTCGAAGAACACCACCGGGTCCGGGCAGTCCACCGCGCGCCGCACCATGGCGTACGCGTCGGCGGGGTTGGAGCAGGTGACCACCCGCAGGCCGCCGGTGTGCGTGAAGTACGCCTCGGGCGACTCGCCGTGGTGCTCGGCCGCGCCGATGCCGCCGCCGTACGGGATGCGGATCACCACCGGCAGCTCCAGCCGGCCGCGCGACCGCGACCGCATCTTGGCCAGCTGCGAGGTGATCTGGCTGAACGCCGGGAACACGAACCCGTCGAACTGGATCTCGCACACCGGGCGGAACCCGCGCAGCGCCAACCCGATCGCCGTGCCGACGATGCCCGACTCGCCCAGCGGGGTGTCGACCACCCGGTCCGGGCCGAACTCGCCCTGCAGGCCGTCGGTCACCCGGAAGACGCC is a window of Saccharothrix espanaensis DSM 44229 DNA encoding:
- a CDS encoding cytochrome P450, translated to MDLEYNPLDYDVQEDPYPYYARLRAEAPVYYNEKLDFFALSRHADVAPALRDSDRFSNENGPLMEREYWKPDSARHHSIVAMDPPDHARWRRLISGSFSPRAIGRLEVQVRELSRLAVEAAVERGTFDVMQDVIYPIPMDALGIVVGVPKADRPEVQRLLEGTVHREDGATTIGPAQMQAFQALSGYYAELVEERRKQPAEDLISDLLASEIDGKPLETQDVLAFLHLLGGASTVTTIDLIGNAWYWAWRNPDQQQAALAGDVNGWVEETLRYDSPVQMVIRKSKVDLELHGVQIPAGAQVLMLMGAANRDSAEFPGADEFDLTRDASQLLSFSRGPHLCLGNLMGRRVARIVLEELVNRVADYDLDPDGLVRVHRSTVRGFRKLPTVITLR
- a CDS encoding acyl-CoA dehydrogenase family protein, producing MVLTSEIPTKEDLVGRAADLVPLLRENAAWSEENRRLHDKSVDALADAGVFRLRVPQRYGGYEADTRTLVEVATELGRADGSASWTASVYWIPTWMTCLFPDAVQDEVFATPDARVCGTLSPTATATPTDGGIVVNGKWGFITGAWHSQWQEIIAILLDPDGEPAPIMALVPMSDLKIVDDWHTTGLKGTGSVSTIAENVFVPRERVLPLGAVLQGSHASAANADTPIYRAPLLPVAAASSVGTVVGLAKAAQEAFFERLPGRKITYTDYDDQRAAPITHLQVAEAVMKVDEAQFHAHRLADLVDAKGVDGTPWTIEDRALARADLGAVCKRAKEAVDIFATASGGSSIYSDVPIQRIHRDVEAVNLHALMHPNTNAELYGRVLCGLPPNTLYI
- a CDS encoding cytochrome P450; translation: MEATEQATCPVRDYTTLRPPAPAMTAFEEMDEHRAHARPALHTEDAQGYRVFTDHDAVADGLRQADLWSSSAVFPFEPEPDRVMVPIQLDGDRHTAWRRLLAAWFTPGRVRAMRDDQRRLAASTVDGVRPRGECDFLADVAKVFTSAAFLPIMGVAPEDVGRFLEWTDGLHFRGDDPEQARKTQQTAAAEMTGYLGELLERCRRHPDPARTDIVAAAACWRIDGVPPSDEDLVNCLMTVLGAALETTASQLTWTAFHLATHPDDRLRLVRDPSLVPGMVEEGMRVYPIATPTRKATRDAEFQGCPVRAGDVAVFSLAAAGRDERAYRHATEVDLDRRGARHLSFGAGRHTCLGAHLARQEMALLLQEWHRLIPDYELAKAPQERATMIWSLDELRLRWG
- a CDS encoding dihydrolipoamide acetyltransferase family protein, encoding MGEQRQFRLPDVGEGLTEAVVVAWRVEPGDVVAVDQVVVEVETAKALVELPSPMEGTVVEVLHGEGTTVDVGAPLLTVDVGGDPLLVGYGVKESRPVRRRRKAVVDEERVHATGVRARTAAAMVKSAFTAPHVTTWLQVDVTPTMELVRELRERPEFADVRVSPLLLVARAVVRAVADHREVNASWDDDTGEIVLKRPVHLGVGVATDRGLLVPNVKDAHTLSLPELARALSDLVGRAREGTTEPHELVGGTLTISNPGIFGTDAGTPILVPGETVILALGRIAERPWAHEGRLALRQVVTLALSFDHRVIDGELASRFLSAVGSDLESPSDLG
- a CDS encoding alpha-ketoacid dehydrogenase subunit beta, with protein sequence MTAAIGLGKAINEGLRRALADDPSVLVMGEDVGALGGVFRVTDGLQGEFGPDRVVDTPLGESGIVGTAIGLALRGFRPVCEIQFDGFVFPAFSQITSQLAKMRSRSRGRLELPVVIRIPYGGGIGAAEHHGESPEAYFTHTGGLRVVTCSNPADAYAMVRRAVDCPDPVVFFEPKRRYWDKGPVTLDEPVDAGVDRATVVRDGTDVTLLTYGPSVSTCLLAAEADEERSIQVVDLRSLNPLDEETVVAAVRSTGRCVVVHEAPVFGGYGAELAARVTERCFGVLSAPVLRVGGFAVPYPPSRLEEHYLPDLDRILDAVDRTFRW